The region ACACACATCCCCTGGGACCTGAGGGACAGATGGACAGAGGGTCACAGCCTCAGGGGCCTGATCAGCATGGCAGCCTTCTTGAGAGAGTAAGCCCCACCACGAAACTCGGCCCAGTAGACCCCGTCCTGGTAGCGGCTACGGTAGTGGCCACCACGATGCCACACCCCATTGAGGTTGGAATGGGCACAGGCATGGTACCACCAGCCTCCCCGCTGGTACAGGGCACAGTTACctgaggggaaaggaaaaaaaaaaagccttatttTATTCTTCGCACCAGCATAAAAGCCTCTACCAGCAACTCACTAGCACAAGGCTTTTGCCAGGCATCCTCTGTCCCCCTACTTCAAAGTAATAGCCTTAGTTTCTTCCTTATCCCCTTACCAAAGTACAAGTCACATTTTTCTCCATCCTTTCTGCAAACTAGGAGCTTCACCTCTCATTCCTTTATCAGAAAAAACAACATTCTCtactttctttctaaaataattaataattcctAGCTCTCACAGCTCCCCCTTTCCCCCACCACCTTTCATAAAGGCAGGGATCGTGACTTATTGACTCATTAAAGAATGAATCTAGACTCCCTCACCAGAATAAGAGTCCTGTCCTCCATGCTCTTGTTTGCCCTGATCCCTACCAGAGGAAAGTCTTACCCCACCCTCTTTCATTTCCTCACCAAGAGTCTTCTATCCTGCCCCCACACACCACCAAAATAAGAGCCCTTTACCAGAATAGGAGTCTCGGTCTCTATCCACGGTGCTGAAAGGCTTGTCATTGTGCCAGGAAAGAGAGTCTCCAGCATCCCCATGGTACTGGCCAAGCCGCAGGCGGTAGTGGTCACTCTCAGGCTCCAGGGAAAAACCATCATAGTGGGCGCGTGCCCCACGGCCTCCCCAGTCTTCAAGGAGCACCAGTAGCTCATGGTCCCCACGGCTGGTGAGCTGATGCACAGGTTCAAGGCCCAGCCAGTATTCCCCATCAGGCTGCCCAAAGCCCACCTGGCAGGAAAGTCAGAAAGTCAGGAGCTGGTCCCCTTCCCCTGCCCAGCCCCGCCCACCCACCTGTGCCCACCTTGTAATGCTGCCAGGTAGTGAAGAAGTTGACCGAGCCATCTTGCCGCCTCTGAATCACCgtccagcctcctccctccagtTGTTGCTCACACCATGCTGACACCACATGCCGGCCCACTCGTAACTCATACACTCCACTCTGTCCATGGCCTGCCTGGCGGGCCTCTGCACAATCCCGCCATGGGCCTATGGGCACAGGGATATGGGAGAGGCACAAGTTGGACCAGTCAACCCCTTACTGGAGTAAGAATCTTGATTCTCACTGGTCCCCTCTCCAGAATAGCAGCACTGCTTCTCTTATTCCCTCTCCAGAATAAAAGCCCCAATACTCATTTTCTTACCTAAATAAGACTCTAAGTCACTCTTCTCTCAGTAGAACCAATGTGGAGCCTGGGATTCTTAAATCCTTCTATGGTTTCACCAGAAGAGAGGTCCTGAACATGGCCCTCTGAACTGCCTCCAATGCTCACCAAAGTAGCATTCTTAAATCTGCTGCCCACTCATCAAAATAAGAGTACCTCTCCTAGTTTCACACCATAGTAAGAATTTTGTTCCTTATCAGAGTCAGAGCCATATCTTGCTGTTCCATCAACAGAATAAAATGCGTCATTTCCCCCCAGCCCCCTCACCGTAAGAGGAATCTCGCATTAAGGTCCTGCCTCCTATTTCCCTCTGTTCACGCTGCACTGGGAACCTCACACCTACAACAGCCACGCCCTTGACTCACCTGCAGGCTTAGCAGGAACAGCAGGGTGCCCCGAGGGCAGAGGAGAGGCCAGGGGTCCTGGCTGTCTCAGGGTCTGATCTCTCTGAGGTTCTGTGGCTGAGTCTAGCCTCCTGCCGGTGTCGCCGGTGCCACCCACCAAGCTGACGGGGACCACAGGTACCAGCGGTGGGGGCAGGACCTGGGGTAACCAAGAAAGTCAGATACCTTAGCCCTGGAAGCTCTGGGCTCCTACATCTTCCAGCACCCAGATGGGAAGGCGATCAAGCAGGAGCGTGGCTTGATCCTCCCAAGCCTAACTCCAGCAGTCAAGAGACAAAGCCAGACTTCCCGGTGGTCCAGCAGTTGGGACTCTGCTTCTACTCCTAGGGGaggggttcggtccctggtcggggaactaagattcccccatGCCTCAAGGTGTGTCCACAGCTTAACCAATCTGTGCCTTTACTTTTCTGTAAAGCAGGGATAATATGAGGCAATCCAACACTGAGTATTAACTTACTGAAGCCTCCCAAAGCTGTAAGGTGGCTACTATCAGAGCAACAATCTCTTACTCAAAACCCAAGGCCAGACATAGTCTAGAACTCTGAATAATACAGCAAGAGTTAGAAACAGtaactgcagaaggaaatggcaacccactctatggggttgcagcgagtcagacaggacttagactAAAGGACAACAAGAAACAGTAACACAGGGTCTACATATATTCCCTAGCATCCCCAATGAGGTCTTTGGTCTTCATGCACATATTAGTAATATACCTGATTAcaggaacctgcctgcaatgcaggagagctgggttcaattcctgggtcggaaagaacccctgaagaaggaaatggcaacccactccagtattcttgcctggagaatcccatggacagaggagcctggcaggctacagtccatggggtcgcaagagttggacacgacttagcgactcaaccacCACCACTATGAGTATTCATATCAGGTAGATAAGTAAAGACTTTAAGTAGCTACCAGTAGCGTTTTGCCCCAAATGAGTtgttggaggagagagagggatcCGGTTTATGGGGCTTTTTGTACTTCAGAACCGCGGATAAGAGATCGTGGGGTTTCAGGAGGCCCCACCTTACTGACAGTGCCCACAAGAAGTGGCTGCGATTTGGGGAGGGTGATAGTTTCGGAGTTACCTGCTGCTGCCCGCCCGCACTCCCCGGGCACAAGCGCTCCAGGCGGGCGATGAGGCCACTCTGCTGGCTGACTAGCTGTGCCAGCTCGCGGAACTTGACGTCCAGCTGGTGGAAGCGGGCGGCAGCGCGCTGCGCCTCCGCCGAGGCGTTCAGCACGCGATCCCCGAGCAGCGCTAGCGCCGAGGCGGGCTCCGCCCCCGGGCtaggccccgcccccgggcccGCCTCGTGCTGCAGCTGCGCGCGCAGCTGGCCCAGGCGCGCGCTCAAACCTCGGCTCTCCTTGCGCAGCGCACGCACTTCGCCGGCTACGGCGCCGTCCGCCGTTGCCAGCCGCTGAAGTTCGCGCAGCAATTCCTCGTGGCGGCTCACGCGCACGCGCAGCGCCGCCACCTCGCTGGCGTTCACGGCCTCCGGCGTCGGGCGCGCGGCCGCCGGCCCGCTCCAGCACACGGCGCCCGTGAACTTTTGCGGGGGCAGCACGAAGGTGTAGGTGCAACGCGGGGCGGCCGCGCGCGCCCACCACGCgcccagcaggagcagcagctgcaacGTGAGCAGCCGGGGTGCCGACATGGCGGACCTGCGGGCAGAGAATGAACGGGAAGTAGGGGGGCTGGACCCCCGACTATGAAGTCGGACCAAACCCTGTCCGCTCCCACACGGGAACGCACATGTCTACACCTGCGTGTATCAGGGGCCGCACACAGCGGATACATCCCCTTCCCAGCCCCGAGGTTGGAGATGCTGCAGTAGATCCCGTCCCTGGCCTCACCACTGAGTTCCAGGCGCCCTACAGATCAATATGCTTCGTGCATTCACTCTGCAAGGCTTCACTGAGAGCTGACTGTTTGCTGGCCTCAGTTCTAGGCGCTTGGGAATACAGTCGgggtaacacacacaaaaaatccctGCCCCGGTGAGCAAGGAACAAAATTAAGTTAGAATTAATAGAGTATTAGACGGCCCTAGTTTGTActaaggataacagtaaaagacAGGAGAATACCCTGGCCGTCAGTAGTTTAACTGTGTGCTTTCGCTGCTCGGGACTTGGATTCCGTCCCTGGTCGGTCCAGGAGCTGAGATCCCgcaagaggcaaaaaaaaaaaaaaaaaaaaaaaaaacaccagtaaAAAGACAGAGATACGGGGATTTGAGAGGAGGGAagacctggaggaggtgacatttttATACAAAAACCTGAGGGAGGAAACCATGGGGGTTTCTAGGGGAGAAGAGGTTCCTGGCAGGgggaactgaaattttaaaagcccTGAGGGTGGATCATGCCTGATATATTAAAGTACCTGGAGGAGGCTGAAGCAGAAACCATGGGAAAATGGGGAGAGAGGGGATGAGGGAAAAGTCCCCCTAATTCAGTCTAGTAGCAGACACCACATTTCCTATATACCCAGACCCAAATCCCAGGGTTGTCCCTGTCTCTTTCTCCATGGCAGATGGAACCCATCAGCCAGGCCTGTCAGCTCTGGTGTTTAGACGCTGAATTCCTCCACATTCACCCGCCGCCACCACCATGCTAACCCTCTCCCATGATCCAAGCTCAAGACACCATCTGGCTTTCCTTAGAGTCCCTACCTCCCAGGTCTCCAGGCTTCTGTCCTCAGGCTCTGCTCTGTTTTTCCAACAGCAGCCAGAGAATGCCTGTGAACACCCAAGTCAGGTCATGTCCCCTCACTTAGAGGTAAAGCccgaatcctcctgcagtgcagaaagTTCTACAAGCTCTGTCCAGTCCCGtcccttcctcacctcctcctgtTCACTCcactcactctgctccagccacccTGGCCTCCTGGCTGTTCCTCAAACACACAAGGCATCCTTCAGCCTCAAGGCAtttgcacttgctgttttctCAGTCTGGAATATTCTTCCCTCAATTTATCATGCCTCCCTCTCCTTATTCAGGTCTCAGCTGTCTCCTTAGAAGCCCTCCTTGACTACCCCATTTAGAATCGCCCCTCCTGGGCACACCCTatatggatttttctttctttttttaaaaatatttatttatttggctgcaccggtcttagttgcggcatgtgggtctagtttcctgaccagggatttaacccaggccccctgcattgagagcgtaGAGTCAGCCAGTACACCACCTTCGAAGTCCCCATGGTCTTTGTCATTTTAGCATTTGTCATTCTGCATTTGCCTCATTGATTTGCCACTGTTTATGCTCTGAATTCCTCCACCAAAATATCAGCTCCCAGAGGCTGAGTCTgggttttgttcactgctctgTCCCCACTCCTAAAACAGCGTTTGGTGCCACACACGCCCTGCAGCACCCACGTGCTCCCCCCAAGGTGTTCCCTGACTCCCATAGGTGTCTTCGCTCAAGGATGTATATTTGTGGCCACTAACCCCCCTGCAGGATCCACACCCA is a window of Muntiacus reevesi chromosome 1, mMunRee1.1, whole genome shotgun sequence DNA encoding:
- the ANGPTL6 gene encoding angiopoietin-related protein 6; the protein is MSAPRLLTLQLLLLLGAWWARAAAPRCTYTFVLPPQKFTGAVCWSGPAAARPTPEAVNASEVAALRVRVSRHEELLRELQRLATADGAVAGEVRALRKESRGLSARLGQLRAQLQHEAGPGAGPSPGAEPASALALLGDRVLNASAEAQRAAARFHQLDVKFRELAQLVSQQSGLIARLERLCPGSAGGQQQVLPPPLVPVVPVSLVGGTGDTGRRLDSATEPQRDQTLRQPGPLASPLPSGHPAVPAKPAGPWRDCAEARQAGHGQSGVYELRVGRHVVSAWCEQQLEGGGWTVIQRRQDGSVNFFTTWQHYKVGFGQPDGEYWLGLEPVHQLTSRGDHELLVLLEDWGGRGARAHYDGFSLEPESDHYRLRLGQYHGDAGDSLSWHNDKPFSTVDRDRDSYSGNCALYQRGGWWYHACAHSNLNGVWHRGGHYRSRYQDGVYWAEFRGGAYSLKKAAMLIRPLRL